Sequence from the Pan paniscus chromosome 4, NHGRI_mPanPan1-v2.0_pri, whole genome shotgun sequence genome:
AGTGCGGGGATCCCCGCTTCAGTCGGCAGAGAGAGAGCTCGCGGGTGGTTCCGGTCCGGCTTCTCAGGCCGGACGGGTGCCTGCCCCTCAGGTGCGAGTTTGTGCGGTAAAGAACACACCCCGGAGATGTGGACACGGCCGCCCCAGGAGGGTCCTTGTTTGGAGGTACTTTATAGCTGATGCCTCAAGTCTTAAGGTCTAATGAGGACCGGGAACTCCAGTGAGTCGCCTCCCTAGTTCTTTTGTTTGGCGCTCGCAGGTAATAGCCGAATAAACAGGAGGCTTTAGAGCCAGTCCTAAATTTGATGTTCGTTTGTACCAGTCCTAGGTGTTAGGTCAGTCTGttctgcaaaatgaaaacaatgaagcCTACCTTGCAGGGTTGTGGCTAGAATAAGGATGTAAAGGCCCACACTGCCTTTCGCAGACTTACCTTCAATCTGTTCAGTCTCCATCCACCCCTCTCCGCCTCTGCATGGGGATAAAGGTAACTCTCAAGTGATGGGCTGAACTTGTGATCTCTGTATCTAGCTTTCTCTTCCACCCACTCCCCTCAAAAGCCAGAACTTATTTTGGGATACCGGCCCAAGATTCGaatatctgttttaaaatatctggTATTTATAGCTAGTGACCACCTAGATTGGTATGATAATACTCTTAAGTCTTTAAGTGTTTAAGCCACTTCCTTATTGTCAGATCTAGGAGCACCATCAATCTGTTACTCTGCTAGTTTATCTATTAAAACACAAACTAAAGATGCATTTAAATAAGGCCTGTTTATtggaattattaataattttggaGATGGGAAAAGAGCATGACTGTTTGACTTTGTAGGTGGAAATCAACGAGAACTTGCCCGccagaaaaacatgaagaaaacccaggaaattagcaagggaaagaggaaagaggataGCTTGACTGCCTCTCAGAGAAAGCAGAGGTACGTGGTACTAATTTAATTCTAAAGTCACTGACGTTGTGATTGAAGCAacattttgggctgggtgtgttgcctcatgcctgtaatcccggcagtttgggagagtcgggagaactgcttgaagccaagagtttcagaccaacttggacaacatagccagcccctgtatctacaaaatatttttttaaattggccaggcatggtggcacatggctgtggtctcggctactctggaggctgaggcgggagaatcgcttgagcccaggaggttaaggccgCAGTAAGCTgcgattacaccactgcactccagcctggatggcagagttagaccctgtctcaaaaaaaaaaaaaaaaaaaaaaaagaaggcctcaTTTTGGGGAACAGAAAGCATTTTGTTAAGCCCTTGGTAGAACAGGGCCTAATGATTTGTGCCAGGCGGACTAAAACCACGTGGGGTAGACATCCCAACATATAGATAAAGAACGTAAAGCTCTGAAGCTATTATTTGTTTCACAGAGACTCATGCAGCTCCTCCACAACCATAAGAACtttttataggctgggcacggtggctcacgcctgtaatctcagcactttggaaggccaaggtgggtggatcacctggggtcaggagatcgagatcagcctgaccaacatagtgaaaccctatctctactaaaaatacaaaattagctgggtgtagtggcacatgcctgtaatcccagttacttgggaggctgaggcaggagaatcgcttgaaaccgggagggggaggttgcagcgagtgaagattgtgccattgcaatccagcctgggtactAAGCGggaaactctgtatcaaaaaaaaaaaaaaaaaaaaaaaaaaaactttattcagCAAAATAACATCTTCTATATGCAAAACACTGTGAGGTGCTAGAGTTACAACATTTTCAAAGTAGACAGCCTACCCAAACTACTCTGAATGACAAGGGActcaattattaatatataatgataatagTTCTCAAGAAGATACAAAAAAGTATATGCATAATAGCTAGCTGTGCTGATTTCTGAAGATCCATTGCATTGGAGAGAATTCATGTACATAGCCTTAATATATGACTATATGTGCCAATGTAAAACTGCTACAGAAATACTTTAGACTGCAGCTTAAGTAAAAAAAAGTACACTCATGTTTCTAAAAGAGCTAATCAAAGCTTAATTTTATTCTCAAATGATTTTGTCCATATGGAACTTGGAGGTTAAGCAAATAACTGACTGCATGTGCTTCAGTGTGGCTTGTTAGGGgttctcaatcctggctgcacattagaatcacctgggaaaccTTGACAGCTACTCAAGCCTTGCGTTATGCtcagttttgattttttgtttttttaaaaaattgaattacaatagttgtacatattttgggggtacatgtgatattttaatacctGTATGTGGGCTgggtagtcccagccacttgggaggctaaggcaggagaatcacttgaacctgggaggcggaggttgcagtgagccgagatcctgccattgcattccagcctgggtgacagagtgagaccctgtctcaaaaaaacaacaacaaaaagaaactggcttggcgtggtggctcatacctgttatcccagcactttgggaggccgaagcaggtggattacctgaggttgggagctcaagaccattctgaccaacatggagaaaccccttctctactaaaaatacaaaattagccaagtgtgtggccgggcgcggtggttcacgcctgtaaccccagcactttgggaggcccaggcgggcggatcacgaggtcaggagatcgagaccatcctggctaacacggtgaaaccccgtctctactaataatacaaaacttagccgggcgaggtggcaggcgcctgtagtcccagctacttgggaggctgaggcaggagaatggcgtgaacccgggaggcggagcttgcagtgagccgagatcgtgccactgccctccagcctgggtgacagagcgagactccgtctcaaaaaaaaaaaaaagccaactgtGGTGgcgaacacctgtaatcctagctactcgggaggctgagacaggagaatcacttgaacctgggaggcggaggttgcggtgagctgagatctcgccattgcactccagcctggacaacaagagtgaaattccggccgggcgcggtggctcatgcctgtaatcccagcactttgggaggccaaggcaggaagatcacgaggtcaggagatcgagaccacggtgaatcCCTGtccgtactaaaaatacaaaaaattagtcgggcgcagtggcgggcgcctgtagtcccagctactcgggaggctgaagcaggagactggcgtgaacccgggaggcggagcttgcagtgagctgagatcgcgccaccgcactccagcccgggcgacagagcgagactccgtcaaaaaaaaaaaaaacctttatgtgtacaatgtgtaatgatcaaatcggggtaattgggatatctctatgctcaaacatttatctttcatccagttctgatttaattggtcagAGGTCGAGCATTAAAAAGCACCCTAGGTAAATTTTACTGTACTTAggttatgcctttttttttttttttaaaggcagagtcttactctgttgcccatgctggagtgcagtggcgtgatctcggctccctgcaacctccacctcctgggcttaagcgattctcctgcgtcagcaatccaagtagctggaattgcaggcgcccgccaccatgcccagctaatttttgtatttttagtagagactgggtttcaccgtgttggccaggctggtctcaaactactgacctcaagtgatccacccgcctcggcctcccaaagtgctgggattacaggcgtgagccaccacgctggtcCAGttatacccttttttttttttttgaattttttttttattattacgctttaagttctagggtatatatgcacaacgtgcaggtttgttacatagatatacatgtgccatgttggtttgctgcacccatcaactcatcatttacattaggtatttctcctgatgctatccctcccccagcctcccaccacacccagttataCCTTAAACTGAACTTAAAacagctcccaggtgattctaatgtgcagccactATTAAGAGTCATTGATAAATGAGATTAAAGACCTTAATTTAAGGCAAAGGTCctgacaccttttttttttttcccggatATGGCGTCTTACTCTgtgacccagactggagtgcagtgccacagtctcggttcactgcaagctctgcctcccaggctcaagtgaccctcccacctcagccttctgagtagctgggactacaagggcacaccaccaagcccagatagtttttatattttttgtagaaacggggtttcatcatgttgtccaggcaggtcttgaacttctggggtcaagtgatttgcccacctcagtcccccaaagtgctggaattacaggtgtgagccactatgcccggccctaACATTTATTATTAAAGTGATAAGCTTTGTCTTCAATTTCTGTTTACTCACATTAGAGTAAAAATGAACATGGTATGAATCAGTGACCCTGCAatagtatttttattggagaacCTAGTCTAGCTTGGTTCAGAAATTGTCATTGTTTACCAGATATGCACTCCTTATAAAATTCTATGCTAGACATTCTATATACATTATTCTTTATTCATCATAACCCTGAAAAATGGTATTAGTACTAATCTGTAgaataggaaactgaggctctgaactTCAGTAACATTACTAAAGTTACACAGCAAGCACAAGAGAGCTTGGTTTCAAATAGAGAAGTAACTGTCATGGTTCTTTTTCCACTATACTTCATTTCTTTAtagctatgtttttgtttttgttttagtgaaagcaagtttattaggaaagtaaagaaataaatattggcTACTTTATAGGCAGAACAGCCTGTAGCTGTgttattttgtctttcttctttatttttatttaatttatttttttttttgagacggagtttcgctcttgttgcccaggcggagtacaatggcgcaatctcagctcaccgcaacctccacctctcgggtgcaagtgattctcctgcctcagcctcccaagtagctgggattacaggcatgcaccaccatgcctggctaattttgtatttttagtagagatagggtttctccatgttgctcaggctggtctcaaactctcgacctcaggtggtccgcctatctcagcctcccaaagtgctggggttacaggtgtgagccactggcctATTTTGCCTTTCTTCTATTCCCTTGTTTTTGCTATTGGCTTTACAGAAATATCTTACCATCATGGCTGTGGAAATCAGTTTAgcatttcctcaaaaagttaaaacaggccaggctcagtggcttacacttgtaaatccagcactttgggaggccgaggcgagcggatcaacttgaggccaggagttcgacacaagcctggccaacatggtgaaaccctgtctctactaaaaatacaaaaattaggtgggcgtggttgcacatgcctgtaatcccagctacttgggaaactgaggcaggagactcgcttgaaccagggaggtggaggttgcagtgagcaaagattgtgccactgcactgcagcctgggcaacagagcaagactctgtctcaaaaaaataaataaataattaaaaaatttgaaacatgAGGTTAATAAGTCAGAGTTGTGGGACTTTAACCAGAGCTGGTAGAGTGCTTGACACACAGTAGATGTTGAATGCATGGCCGtttagcctatttttaaaatatgggtcCATGGACTCATGAATCACCTAACCCAGGTAGTCTGGTCATAGTTCACAGTTTATATGGCATGTGTCAGTTTGACTGGAGATGAGAAGGgttaagggccgggcgcggtggctcacacctgtaatcccagcactttgggagactgaggcaggcagatcacaaggtcaggagttcgagaccagcctggccaatatggtgaaacctcgtctctacttaaaatgcaaaaattagtcgggtgtggtggcgcatgcctgtagtcccagctactcaggaggctgaggcagaagaactgcaagcaggaagtggaggttgcagtgagccaagatcgtgccaccgcactccagcctgggcgacaaagcgagactccgtctcaaaaaaaaaaaaagtaccctgAACATCCAGCTTTTCTTTATTGTAATCCAGTTTTAGTGACTAGCTTTTGGGCTTTTTTGCTTGTAAGAAACTGAAATCCTCCATAATATCTATGTTCTAGTCGTAGATACCAGTTAGGATACCTAGGAGAGTTCTTAAATGCCTCttctttcaaggaaaaaaattagaatgaattAACTAGTTAACAACCAAGAGTAATAGCTATTATTTCTACATGTAGCTGCCTAATGTCACACACTTTTATATATTCATAGTGATTCCTTGTAACAACCTTGATACCTATTGCCTGGATTTTGAAAGGGCTTTGAGgttatttgcccaaggtcatgatAACAGAGATGGTATTCAGAATAAGATCTGACTTCAAAGCCTTTCCAGTCTGTCTTTCCATTTTGTCTCCAGCCatgaaaatggaaagacaaaaaagtttatatcctcttttaaaTTGTCTTCTAATACACTGAATGGGTTATGTGTAGAAAACAAGTGAGAATATATAATTGGTTTTTCTGTAACAACTTATAGACTTTTCCCTCATTGTAGGGACTCTGAGATCATGCAAGAAAAGCAGAAGGCAGCTAATGAGAAGAAGTCTATGCAGACAAGAGAAAAGTGATGACTGGCTATTTGGAAAACCTGGGTGCTACTGCCAACTGGGTGTATCATAAGCTCTAAGATCAAGATTTTGTAGAGTGGACAGTCATTACATATGTTATAACTTAtcctttaaaaactattttaaactttatCCTTTCAGCTTTACTTAGTGCGATGTTTTAGAAGCAATCTTCAAAGAATAAAACACTAACCATGCATGTGACATATtggtaaacattatttttattattgaatattcatatataatttattaggTAATATGATCAGATAATAGGATCTCTTATATAATAAAGAATCTTTGTCATCAGCTTTGTTAACATAGTTTTTTTTCCTCACAGTTTCTAAGGATAAGGATAAAGTAGATCTTTGAAGTAAacttaaatatataatagaaGTTAGGGTCCATTTGTATAATTTTGCTTTGAAATCAAGttaaagggccaggtgcggtggcttatgcccataatcccagcactttgggaggccgaggcgggcggatcacttgaggtcaggagtttgagaccagcctgaccaacatgatgaaacctcatctctactaaaaatacaaaaaaaaaaaaaaaaaactagccagatgtgtggtggcacatgcctgtaatctcagctactcgggagactgaggcaggaaaatcacttgaacccaaggcagaggttgcagtcagcagatattgcaccactgcactccagcctgggcaacaaagcaagactctgcctcaaaaaaaaaaaaaaaaaaaaaaatcaacttacaaaGCTTGCTTGAACAATTTACAACAGATACTTCAAACCACTGGAATAGAAACTAAGTGGATGTAAACTGAGGTCTCAGTTCTACTTATAGCTTTAACATTTTTTGGAATGAGTACCATATTTTCTGTTCTCAGCCTCTTCTAAAACTTGAGTCTTGATGGTagttataaatttggaaatatgtaaCCTAGAGAAATTAAGGTTTGAGACCTTGCTGCACTCTGAAGTAAACACAAAACTATGTCAGAGAGAATAAAAATGCCATTGTAGTAGTAAATAGAATAACTTAAAGTATTCTACAAATACTTGATTTTTCACATAATGCAATTTAACAAATTTTTCTGATCACCCAATATGTCAACCACTATCTGAATGGACAGATCTTGAAGTTAGCCTAATATAATATCTTGTGATTTGTCTCTTACCAGTGGTACCACCCATAAATAGGCTAGAATTTTTTGTGTCTAATACTGAATTCGACAACCAggaagttttttgggtttttgtgaggtgttttttttttttttttttgagacagagtcttgctctgtcgcccaggctagagcccagtagtgccatctcggttcactgcaacctccgccacctgagttcaagcgattctcctgcctcagcctcctgaggagctgggactacaggcgcccgccaccacgcccggctaatttttgtgtttttagaagagacggggtttcaccatgttggccaggctggtctcaaactactaacctcaggtgatccacccttcttggcctcccatagagctgggattacaggcgtgagccatcccaCCCGGCTGAAGTTTTTTAGCCTGAGTTTCTATCTTCATATTAGCCTAgatttttcattaaattaaaacattGTTCTGGATCTTTGGTTAACTTTAGTCTTCAGAATATTCTATGATGGTAGTCACAAAGGCAAAAATTAAGTAGCTTAAGTTACattctaataaaagaaaataataaagaaatctgATTGTACCACAAAGATTCTTTGTGGGCCTGGTTTCTGTAATTCTGTCTCCAGAATTTCTACACAGACTAATAAGCCATAAGTACAAAAAAACTTTTCATGCTTTAAgctcttttctttgcctttttttttaaatgaataatttctttAGTTTATCCTGTGGAATGGAAGAACTTTAGACCTTTTAATTCTTACAAATCGAGGGAAAGCTACgtttccaaaataaaatggaTATTAGAATAAGGAAGATCTCTAGGATGTAATCAAtcattagtactttttttttttcttgaggcaggaTCTCGCCTTGTCACCccggctgagtgcagtggcacgaacgtggctcactgcagcctcaacctcctgggctcaagtgatcctcctgcctcagtctcgtctcccaagcagttgggactacaggcgcatgccaccacgtcaggctgatttttatatttttggtagagataggggttttgccatgttgcccaggctggtctccaactcctgagctcaagtgagccaccttccaccgctgcccaaagtgctgggattacaggcgtgagccaccatgcctggccattcttGACTAATTTTTATggcatttaattaaataaatttatttttaagaggttTGATTTTTAACTGCAATATGACCAGATGTTTCCTCAAAGCAGGTGGAAAAATTATCGGCGAGGAAGAAAATTAAGTCTAATTGTTGGAGTATATTGACACCTATCATGTggtatattgtaatatatatatatatatgcaatacatTGACAGCAATCATGACACCACCATGTGGTATAGTTAAGGTAACTAAAAGTAGCTGAACTTATAAAGAGGGAAACAGGTCAATTATAGGATATTAAGGGAAAATACAGgtgaatagctttttttttttttttttttttttttttttgagactgtgtcttgctctgttgctgaggctggagtacagtggcacaatctcggctcactgcaacctctgcctcccaagttcaagcaattctgcctcagcctcccaagtagctgggattataggcgtgcactaccacacccagctagtttttttgtatttttagtagagacagggtttcaccatgttagccaacctggtctcaaactcctgatctcaaatgatctgcctgcttcggcctcccaaagtgctgggattacagatatgagccaccatgcccatccctggagaataattttaattattattatttttttttttttttttttgagacggagtttcactcttgttgcccagactggagtgcagtggcgtgatactggctcaccgcaacctctgcctcctgggttctcccacctcagcctcccgagtagctaggattacaggcatgagccaccacgcccgactaattttgtgtttttagtagagatggggtttctccatgttggtcaggctggtctcgaacttctgacctcaggtgatccgcccacctcggcctcccaaagtgctgggattacaggcatgagccaccatgcccagccttaggagaataattttaaaaagtaaattcatgTAATGATTTTATTTAGTTTGGATATTCTTAGGGCTTGTTgctaaagaaagataaaattattaggTGAGATAGTACCAGATTTAGaatataatttggaaaatacCAAACTCCATGGAACCCTCCCTTTAAACATCAAAAATCGTATTTTGCATCATTCTTAAGAGGAGGTAGTGCGTTATCATTAGCAATTTTCATTAAGTCCTGCTGAAAATGAGAAGTAGCAGCCATTACTGCCCAAGATACACTGTGGTCAGTTTtatcagttactttttttttttttttaaatagagtctcgctttatcatccaggctggagtgcaatggtgcgatctccgctcactgcaacctccacttccatgcctggctaattttttgtagttttagtagggatggggtttcaccatcttggctaggcaggtctcgaactcctgatctcaagttatCTACTAGCCGGCCATCAgtcatttatttttgaatgcctCTTCTATTAGTAGCATGTGTAAGAAATTGTGATCCATTTATCAAACTAGCCAGTTTTTGAAAATAGGGCTAAAAGGAAACGTTGATTTCTGACATTttccaaaaacttaaaaaaatttttatataggctgggcacagtagctcacgcctgtaatcccagcattttgggaggccgaggcaggtgggtcatttgagctctggagtttgagaccagcctgggcaacacagaaaaacctcatctctaccaaaaaaaaaaaaaaattaggtgggtgtggtggtgcacgcctgtagtcccagctacttgggaggctaaagtgggaggatcacctgaacccagaaggtcaaggctgcagtgagccgagattgcaccactgccctccaccctgggtgataagagtgggaccctgtctcaaaacatacacacacacacactctctctctctctctctctcaacttaAAAACACTTGGTCTGTTATTTTTACGAAATTGTCAGTCATAGTTATCTGTTAGACCAAAGCTGAGTAAGAACATTTATTACATTGCCTCCTACAACTTTATCAGCTAATGTATTTGCTATATAGCAATTACATATTGGAATATATTATCTTTAGAGATGGCCAAGTCATAAAACTGTCACTGAGAAAAGGAGAATGACAATGTGTATGCTCAAATGTACTTCCCTATAAATTTCCAAAAGATATGAAACTTACTAcaggtttgtttttttcacaCCTTCACTtcttaaaaaaacttttacatAGCAGTAACTAATGCacattaaaagtttataaatagCCTGCTATTGGATCATTTGCTTGGAAAAGTTGAGATTTTCAAATTTGATTATAACATAACTTTTGTAGAAATAcacggccaggtgcagtagctcgcatttgtaatctcagcactttgggaggctgaggtgggaggatcgcttgaggccaggagtttgagaccagcctgggcaacatgacaaaaccccatctcctcaaaaagcacaaaaattagccagatgtggtggtgcacacctgtagtcccagctacttgggggactgaggtggaagggtggtttgagt
This genomic interval carries:
- the LOC100983684 gene encoding small EDRK-rich factor 1 isoform X2, coding for MARGNQRELARQKNMKKTQEISKGKRKEDSLTASQRKQRDSEIMQEKQKAANEKKSMQTREK